The Desulfuromonas versatilis genome has a segment encoding these proteins:
- a CDS encoding NADH-quinone oxidoreductase subunit NuoE family protein, translating into MNCMIEKFDRLRRTYPPQMSSSLVLPLLQLMQEEKGHLSEGDALFIAEYLGVPAMQVKEALSWYSMLYRAPVGKHVVKVCRNIACSLSGAERLLGHLEKKLGIKAGQTTADGRFTLLEVECLASCGTAPVMQVGDTYHERLTLAEVDRILQELS; encoded by the coding sequence ATGAACTGCATGATCGAAAAATTCGACCGCCTGCGCCGCACCTATCCGCCGCAGATGAGCTCCTCGCTGGTGCTGCCGCTGCTGCAGCTGATGCAGGAGGAGAAGGGGCACCTGAGCGAAGGCGACGCCCTGTTCATCGCCGAATACCTCGGGGTGCCGGCCATGCAGGTCAAGGAGGCGCTCAGCTGGTACTCCATGCTCTACCGCGCGCCGGTGGGCAAGCATGTGGTCAAGGTCTGCCGCAACATCGCCTGCTCGCTGAGCGGCGCCGAGCGGCTGCTGGGCCACCTCGAGAAGAAGCTGGGGATCAAGGCCGGGCAGACCACCGCCGACGGCCGCTTCACCCTGCTCGAGGTGGAATGCCTGGCCTCCTGCGGCACCGCGCCGGTCATGCAGGTGGGCGATACCTACCACGAGCGGCTGACCCTGGCCGAGGTCGACCGGATCCTGCAGGAGCTGTCATGA
- the nuoF gene encoding NADH-quinone oxidoreductase subunit NuoF: MSEPRIFFNFPVTADSHTLAAYRARGGYRALEKALGGLQPADIEAEVKASGLRGRGGAGFPTGMKWSFVDKQSPTVYLCCNADEGEPGTFKDRWIFEHASHQLIEGMLLAAYALRVRHAFIYIRGEFDLPLRRLREALEEARAAGLVGEKILGSDFSCDIIVHRGAGAYVCGEESSLLTSLEGFKAYPRNKPPFPAVKGLYQAPTVINNVETLATVPWIVAHGGAAYAAIGTEKNSGTRLFGISGHVNKPGLYERATGYPLSRMIFGDAGGIRGGKALKAVIPGGSSTPILRTEEIDAVTLDAESVQQAGSMLGSGGIIVIAEGTCMVRLLQVLTRFYRHESCGQCTPCREGSALMDKIIARIAAGRGHQGDLERLEQATKGIMGNTVCALGDAASMPVVSFLKKFRDEFAYFVDTGRSMFGGRLEV; encoded by the coding sequence ATGAGCGAACCGCGCATTTTCTTCAACTTCCCCGTGACGGCCGACTCCCACACCCTGGCCGCCTACCGCGCCAGGGGCGGCTACCGGGCCCTGGAAAAGGCCCTGGGCGGGCTGCAACCGGCGGACATCGAGGCCGAGGTCAAGGCCTCGGGGCTGCGCGGCCGCGGCGGGGCGGGCTTCCCCACGGGGATGAAGTGGTCCTTCGTCGACAAGCAGAGCCCCACCGTCTACCTCTGCTGCAACGCCGACGAGGGGGAGCCGGGGACCTTCAAGGACCGCTGGATCTTCGAGCACGCCTCCCACCAGCTCATCGAGGGGATGCTGCTGGCCGCCTACGCCCTGCGGGTACGCCACGCCTTCATCTACATCCGCGGCGAGTTCGACCTGCCGCTGCGCCGGCTGCGCGAGGCGCTCGAAGAGGCCCGGGCGGCCGGGCTGGTCGGCGAGAAGATCCTCGGCAGCGACTTCTCCTGCGACATCATCGTCCACCGCGGCGCCGGCGCCTACGTCTGCGGCGAGGAGTCGAGCCTGCTCACCTCCCTCGAGGGGTTCAAGGCCTATCCCCGCAACAAACCCCCCTTCCCGGCGGTCAAGGGCCTCTACCAGGCGCCCACGGTGATCAACAACGTCGAGACACTGGCCACCGTCCCCTGGATCGTCGCCCACGGCGGCGCCGCCTACGCCGCCATCGGCACCGAGAAGAACAGCGGCACGCGCCTGTTCGGCATCTCCGGTCACGTCAACAAGCCCGGGCTCTACGAGCGGGCGACGGGCTACCCGCTGAGCAGGATGATCTTCGGCGACGCCGGCGGCATCCGCGGCGGCAAGGCGCTCAAGGCGGTGATCCCCGGCGGCTCCTCCACCCCGATCCTGCGCACCGAGGAGATCGACGCCGTCACCCTCGACGCCGAATCGGTGCAGCAGGCCGGCAGCATGCTCGGCTCGGGGGGGATCATCGTCATCGCCGAGGGGACCTGCATGGTGCGCCTGCTGCAGGTCTTGACCCGCTTCTACCGTCACGAGTCCTGCGGCCAGTGCACCCCCTGCCGCGAGGGCTCGGCGCTGATGGACAAGATCATCGCCCGCATCGCCGCGGGCAGGGGCCACCAGGGAGACCTGGAGCGCCTCGAACAGGCGACCAAGGGGATCATGGGGAACACGGTGTGCGCCCTGGGCGACGCCGCCTCCATGCCGGTGGTCAGCTTCCTGAAGAAGTTCCGCGACGAATTCGCGTATTTCGTCGACACCGGCCGCTCCATGTTCGGGGGGCGGTTGGAGGTTTGA